CATCCCCGCCTGGCAGACAATGAGTCCGGAGGAACAAACACTTACGATGCGGGTCTTCACCGGGCTGACCATGCTGGATACGGTGCAAGCCACAGTTGGTGAAGTCTGCCAGATCCAGGACGCTAGGACCGAGCATGAAGAAGCCGTGTACACCAACATCGCCTTCATGCAGGCCGTCCATGCCCGCTCTTATTCTTCAGTGTTCTCCACATTGACCAGCACCAAGGAAATTGATGCAGCCTACGAATGGGCCGTCGGCAACGATGTGCTGCAGATACGATGCAAGAACGTGCTGCAGCACTACTATGGTGACAATCCGCTCAAACGCAAGGTCGCCTCAACCTTGCTCTCGTCCTTGCTGCTGTATGCAGGGTTCTACCTGCCCCTGCATTTCTCGGTCCACGCAACGCTGACCAACACCGCCGACATGATCCGGCTCATCCTCCGTGACAAGGCAGTTCACGGGTACTACTCCGGATACAAGTACCAACGCGGGCTTGAAACCCACACACCGGCGGAACAAGAAGCCATGCGGGAATTCACGTATGAACTGCTCGAAGAGCTCTACGAACTCGAACTTGACTACTCCGGAGCGCTCTATGAACCCCTCGGGCTCATGGATGACGTAGCCGTCTTCATCCGCTACAACGCCAACAAAGCGCTCATGAACCTCGGCTACCCGGCACGGTTCACTGCCGAAGAAACAGAAGTGAACCCCGAGATCCTCGCCGCGCTCTCACCAGGCGCCGATGAAAACCACGATTTCTTCTCCGGCTCCGGCTCGTCCTACGTCATCGGCACGGCCGAGGACACCAACGACGATGACTGGAACTTCTAACCCCTTCACGTCCCTCACCATACGAACGGATCAGCGTGAGCCTTCATAAAAAGATCTCCATCCTCGTCGGGAGCCTGCGCGCGGGCTCCTATGCCCGCCAAATCGCCATCAACACAATCGAACTCTTCCCATCCAACTACCATGCCGAGATTCTGGAAATCCGTGACCTGCCGCTTTATGATTTCGACTACGACGATCCCGAAGTCAGCAACAAGCTCACGCCCGTCGAATACACTCAATTCCGGGAAAATGTTAAGGATTCCGACGGCGTTCTTTTTATCACCCCAGAAAATAACCGAACCATCCCGGCCTGCCTCAAAAATGCGGTGGACATTGGTTCCAAACCCAACGGTGACGTGGCATGGAAGAACAAACCAGTTGGCATCATCAGCCACTCTGTCGGACGCATGGGCGGATATAGCTCACAAAAGAACCTTCGCCTCGCACTGTCCTACTTTGATATGCCCACCCCGGGACAGCCGGAAGCGTTCCTCTCGCAATCGCCGAGTCTCATCAACGCTGACGGCACCATGCGCCTAGTTTCCACCATCAATTTCCTACAGGACTACATCACCCGCTTCGCCCAAGTAGTAGAAGACCACCCACGAAAATAGCACCACCGCATCCGGGAGTGCCCTAGCCGTTGCCCACTGGGAACACCATCCGGGCAGGAAAGACCACAGAGCAGCAGGTGCCGCAGCCCGCAGGGTGCGGCACCTGCTGCTTGGGGCGCAGCCGGTTGGTCAGTCCTGACACTGCGTCCCTGACCTGTCATGTCAGCCAGGCTCGCGATGGCCGGTGTTAGGTTGAACCGTAACTATGTTCAAGTTCAGGGTGGCGGCGCTATCCCTGCATGCGTGTGAAACGGGCGGATATGACGCAGTCAGTGGATGGTAATTTTGGGTTCGACGACGTCCCGGCGGAGGACGACTTATTATCGATTTCGTCCTATGTGGACGGGTTGGTGGAATTCATCGATGCGTGTCCCACACCAATGACTGTCGCAGTGCAAGCGAACTGGGGAACGGGAAAAACCAGCGCAATGCTGCAGATTCGTAAGCAACTGCAGGCCCAAAAACCTGACGTCAAGACAATATTCTTCAACACCTGGCAGTACTCGCAGTTTGACCTCGGCGAGAATCTCGCGATCAACATGCTAAAAGCGATCGCCAACGGGCTGGAACCAAGTCAGGCGGTTCAGAAGACAGCAAAGGTCGAGAACTTGAAGCGACTGATCTTCAAGGCAGGAAGGCTCTACGCCAGTAAGACGGTGCCCGCTTTTATGGACCTGGCTGGGCTGGGCCTGGTCGGTAAAGCTGTTGGTGCAGCTGTAGAGACCGCCGCGGACATGACTGACCGCACAACTCAAGAGCTGGACAGCGTCGAGATCCTGTCATCTCTGCGGCACGCTTTCGCGGAAGCGGTCGAGGATTCTGGGCGAAAGCTTATTGTTTTCGTCGACGATCTGGATCGGCTGGCGCCCGGCCGTGCCATCGAGGTCATGGAGGCAATTAAAGTCTTCCTTGACGTGCCAAAATGTGTCTTCGTGCTGGCCATCGACTTTGAAGTCGTGAAGCTGGGCGTACAGGAAAAATATGGGGAAACTGTATCCGATCGCAAAGCGCGGTCCTTCTTCGACAAGATCATTCAGGTGCCATTTCACATGCCAGTGGCACGCTACGACATGACCAAGTTGTTTACAGTTGGTCTTGCACGAGCCAAGGTGGAAACCACACAGGCCACTTTTATGCAGTACATGGCGCTTTCGTCAGCTTCTGTGGGAGCCAATCCACGGTCAACGAAACGCCTTCTGAACACTTTCCTGTTGTTGAAATCCATTCTAGAATCCGAAAAAAAGATTCCAGCTAAGGGCACATCGAAGGGTCCGGCGGAGAATTACCTCCAGCTCTTTAGCGTGCTCTGCCTGCAGACAGCATTTCCGGAAGCATATTCCGCCCTTGCTGAAAATGGTGGAAACGGCGATCCGGCTGATGAGCTCAGTGTGCACGGTGACTCGGACGGAAATGAACAGTTCCAGCGCTGGGGTATTCCGGAGAATGAATTGGCCTTGGTGGGCCGATTCTTCGAAGAGCTGACCAGCGTATTCACGGTCGACTCCACGTTCTCAAACGAGGCTTTCAACAGGGCGTTCAGCCAGTCATCGATCACGAGCGTGACATCAAACGATGCCTCTCCTGGCCGTTACATGCAAACCTTTGACCCAGCCGAACGCCGTCTGCGTGCCATCGAGAAGCGACCCCAAGAGCTGGTAGATCTGGCCCTGCAATTTGAAAGGGAATTCACCGCCAAGGATGACGTTTTTGCGGCGCAGACCAACCCTGTTGACTGGACCATGCGGATGGCGAAAGGCGAGCCACGTATAGGGCTGCTGACCATTCGCGCCAAGGACTTGAAGGTTGTCTTGGAATTCAAAACGCACAAGATCGATGGCGAGCAGTTAGTGCTAACAGTCAACGCCATCAAGGGCGCATTCAACAACGCTGTGGGAACGCCTGCAGAATTGCAGCTGCACCGAGACGTCCCGCAGGTTGACCTCAGACCGGCGTATAGGGGCGGCATTGTTATGGAAATTTCCAAAATTAGTACTGCGGCCCATGTGAGCCAGGTCGTCAGGGCGTTGGAAGATCACCACGATCTGGCTGCTGCCCGGATGTAAGCGCAGACAGGTCCGCCACGTTCATCACGCGCGTCGATTCCTGCGTGGTCCCGCCGGGCTGAGGAACACGCGATGGTCTGGCACACCGTGAGCTTGCTTTTTTGTCTGAGCCGCTGATTATGATCAAGTAGAACTTCCAGCCGTGAAAGGATGCCCCACGCATGACCAACGACCCAACAGGCCGCCGAGCGGGGGCGCCGCCGCAGTTGTCGAACACTGACATTGCGATCCTGCAGGCCCTCAGGTTCCAGAAGAAACTGGACTCGGGGAACCCCATCGCGCCGGGAGAGTTCCTGTTGATTCCGCGGTACGCCATGCGCCCGGTCCGGCCCTCCATCAACCCGCAGAGTGAAAACATGATGGCGTCGGGCACCTGCCGTTTCATGACGTGGGGCGCCCCCGGCGACGGTTCCTACAACGCCTCGGGCATGCCGGTGCTGTTCACAGGCGTCGCCAACCGGCAGGGCACGGCCATGATGGCCGGTGCAGCGGCAACCACCATCGCCATGAACCTGATGAGCTCGCGCCGCGCCAAGGCGGACATGGCGCCTCGGTGGATGGACACGATTCCCCAAGGCGTGATCACCGTCAGCTCGTCCGGCTTCTACATCGAAGACCCTGTGTACGGCCTCACAACTTGGGCGTGGGGCGGCATCCAGAACATGGAATGGAAGGCTCCCTCGACCATTGAGCTCCTCATCCCGCGCCAGCAGGGCATGGACCGGGTGCTCCTCATCTCCGACTGGGCGGAGCTCATCTTCATCGCCTGGGTGCACGTCGCCTTCCCTCAGCACCCCGGCAAATACACGTGGCCCACCCCCGACTGGGCCGACCGCGTCCGCGCCTCCCTGCGGATCGACCCCTATACGGACAGGACCCTTCGGGCTTAGCGCATGAGGCACGACGGCGGTAGGCGGCTCCCAGCGCAAGCCGCCTGCCGACGTCGTGCTTTAAGGGCAGGACAAAGCCGAGCAGGATCAAAGAAGCCTTCCCCGCCGGATGCGCCTATTCTTGGTGCAATAACGGAACAACGAAAGGATGCGGCCATGGCAAACACCACGTTCAGCAAAGAGGAAAAGGCGGCCATGCGGGCGGC
This genomic interval from Arthrobacter sp. PAMC 25486 contains the following:
- a CDS encoding NADPH-dependent FMN reductase gives rise to the protein MSLHKKISILVGSLRAGSYARQIAINTIELFPSNYHAEILEIRDLPLYDFDYDDPEVSNKLTPVEYTQFRENVKDSDGVLFITPENNRTIPACLKNAVDIGSKPNGDVAWKNKPVGIISHSVGRMGGYSSQKNLRLALSYFDMPTPGQPEAFLSQSPSLINADGTMRLVSTINFLQDYITRFAQVVEDHPRK
- a CDS encoding P-loop NTPase fold protein — its product is MDGNFGFDDVPAEDDLLSISSYVDGLVEFIDACPTPMTVAVQANWGTGKTSAMLQIRKQLQAQKPDVKTIFFNTWQYSQFDLGENLAINMLKAIANGLEPSQAVQKTAKVENLKRLIFKAGRLYASKTVPAFMDLAGLGLVGKAVGAAVETAADMTDRTTQELDSVEILSSLRHAFAEAVEDSGRKLIVFVDDLDRLAPGRAIEVMEAIKVFLDVPKCVFVLAIDFEVVKLGVQEKYGETVSDRKARSFFDKIIQVPFHMPVARYDMTKLFTVGLARAKVETTQATFMQYMALSSASVGANPRSTKRLLNTFLLLKSILESEKKIPAKGTSKGPAENYLQLFSVLCLQTAFPEAYSALAENGGNGDPADELSVHGDSDGNEQFQRWGIPENELALVGRFFEELTSVFTVDSTFSNEAFNRAFSQSSITSVTSNDASPGRYMQTFDPAERRLRAIEKRPQELVDLALQFEREFTAKDDVFAAQTNPVDWTMRMAKGEPRIGLLTIRAKDLKVVLEFKTHKIDGEQLVLTVNAIKGAFNNAVGTPAELQLHRDVPQVDLRPAYRGGIVMEISKISTAAHVSQVVRALEDHHDLAAARM
- the nrdF gene encoding class 1b ribonucleoside-diphosphate reductase subunit beta is translated as MSLSENTTTPANLLAASVTPPSYRHDPSARLRPINWNRVTDEKDLEVWNRLTANFWLPEKVALSNDIPAWQTMSPEEQTLTMRVFTGLTMLDTVQATVGEVCQIQDARTEHEEAVYTNIAFMQAVHARSYSSVFSTLTSTKEIDAAYEWAVGNDVLQIRCKNVLQHYYGDNPLKRKVASTLLSSLLLYAGFYLPLHFSVHATLTNTADMIRLILRDKAVHGYYSGYKYQRGLETHTPAEQEAMREFTYELLEELYELELDYSGALYEPLGLMDDVAVFIRYNANKALMNLGYPARFTAEETEVNPEILAALSPGADENHDFFSGSGSSYVIGTAEDTNDDDWNF